A genome region from Sporosarcina sp. ANT_H38 includes the following:
- a CDS encoding dimethylarginine dimethylaminohydrolase family protein produces the protein MTYCSSMYRPLERVIVKHPRSAFLNQDHLAINWKTFNYLEEPKFEEVVREFTDFIAILEKYVPQIDYLPASSEVGMDSLYAHDPVKFTPEGAIILKSGKKLRQPEATVYREFLIEKGIKIVGELTGDAMSDGGDIVWLDDKTLVVGRGYRTNDEAIRQLKEMTASFVNEFIVVQLPHDQGEAECLHLMSFISMVDHDLAVVHSRLMPVFFRQLLIERGIQLIEVPEVEYHNLGCNVLALAPRVCVIVSGNDSTKQQLIDAGATVYEYKGEEISVKGTGGPTCLTSPVVRN, from the coding sequence TTGACTTATTGTTCATCGATGTACAGACCATTAGAGCGGGTAATTGTAAAGCATCCAAGATCAGCTTTCTTAAATCAAGACCATCTAGCAATTAATTGGAAAACGTTTAATTACCTTGAAGAACCGAAATTTGAAGAAGTCGTCCGGGAATTTACAGATTTTATAGCGATTCTTGAAAAATATGTTCCGCAAATTGATTATTTACCAGCTTCGTCTGAAGTAGGGATGGATTCACTGTATGCGCATGATCCGGTGAAGTTTACGCCAGAAGGAGCAATCATTTTGAAATCCGGTAAAAAGCTAAGACAACCGGAAGCGACAGTATATAGAGAGTTTCTTATTGAGAAAGGGATTAAGATTGTTGGTGAATTGACGGGAGATGCGATGTCAGATGGTGGCGATATTGTGTGGTTGGACGACAAGACACTTGTTGTAGGCCGGGGATACCGTACGAATGACGAAGCAATCCGACAATTAAAGGAAATGACAGCGTCTTTCGTCAACGAATTCATCGTCGTTCAACTTCCGCATGACCAGGGAGAAGCAGAATGTCTGCATCTTATGTCGTTCATCAGCATGGTTGATCATGATTTGGCAGTTGTACATTCACGTCTTATGCCAGTATTTTTCCGTCAGCTACTCATTGAACGGGGAATTCAGCTGATCGAAGTGCCAGAAGTTGAATATCATAATCTTGGTTGTAATGTACTTGCACTTGCGCCGCGTGTTTGTGTGATAGTGAGTGGTAACGATTCAACAAAACAGCAGCTGATTGATGCTGGTGCAACAGTCTATGAATACAAAGGTGAAGAAATAAGTGTTAAAGGGACTGGCGGGCCAACATGTTTGACATCCCCTGTAGTAAGAAACTAA
- a CDS encoding IclR family transcriptional regulator: MQSIDRAMIVAKTLATHTGENGVSISDLSKQCELPLSTMHRLLKAMIKQGMVEQDERTKCYRLGTIWLEYGLQVYDSMDYINKIRPELDRLCHEVEESVYLSRPAGVEAIVLERIDSEKNTIRIYDQLGLRIPMHIGAANKAMLANMSSSKSTDILKKLLPIDQLAAVEVTLKQIKKQGYATSHGERTEGTSSVAVAIIDGLGEVVGAVSIGFVSFNLTEERMNFLIEKVMETGRRISEKLGSNNN, translated from the coding sequence ATGCAATCAATTGACCGCGCTATGATCGTAGCCAAAACTCTTGCTACGCACACGGGAGAAAACGGCGTATCCATTTCCGATCTTTCCAAACAATGCGAGTTACCCCTCAGTACAATGCATAGATTGCTTAAAGCAATGATTAAACAAGGTATGGTAGAGCAGGATGAGCGTACGAAATGTTATCGGCTAGGAACAATTTGGTTAGAATACGGTTTGCAAGTATATGATTCGATGGATTACATCAATAAAATAAGGCCTGAGCTGGACCGTTTGTGCCATGAAGTAGAAGAAAGTGTCTATCTAAGCCGACCTGCCGGAGTAGAAGCAATCGTTTTAGAAAGAATTGATAGTGAAAAAAATACAATTCGGATTTATGATCAACTCGGTTTGCGTATTCCAATGCATATCGGTGCGGCGAATAAAGCGATGCTTGCAAATATGTCCTCTTCTAAGTCCACGGACATTTTGAAGAAACTGTTGCCCATCGATCAATTGGCTGCAGTAGAAGTAACACTAAAACAGATAAAAAAACAAGGATATGCAACGAGCCACGGGGAAAGGACGGAAGGTACTTCTTCTGTTGCGGTGGCCATTATTGATGGTCTCGGAGAAGTTGTGGGGGCAGTCAGTATAGGATTTGTCAGTTTCAATTTAACCGAAGAGCGGATGAATTTCCTTATTGAAAAAGTAATGGAAACAGGTAGACGAATTTCGGAAAAGTTGGGGTCCAACAATAATTAA
- a CDS encoding undecaprenyl-diphosphate phosphatase, with protein MEIFELIKALILGLVEGMTEFAPVSSTGHLIIVDDMWLKTTEFLGDRSAFTFKIVIQLGSILAVVIVFWKRLFSLVGLYKIDGQKMNQSFNLIHVIIGMLPAVIIGFALKDLIDEKLSNVETVIFALIAGSILMIVADKFGPKKPWVNTLDQITYKQAFTVGLVQCLSLWPGFSRSGATISGGVLFGMNHRTAADFTFIMAVPIMMGASLVSVMKNWEELSMDDLSFYIVGFISAFVFALISIRFFLKLVSRIKLIPFAIYRLVLAAVLAFIVFL; from the coding sequence ATGGAAATATTTGAATTGATTAAAGCGCTAATACTAGGACTTGTTGAGGGAATGACGGAGTTTGCACCTGTATCATCGACGGGTCATTTGATCATTGTCGATGATATGTGGCTGAAAACAACAGAATTTCTTGGAGATCGTTCGGCATTCACATTTAAAATTGTTATCCAATTGGGTTCGATATTAGCTGTTGTTATCGTTTTCTGGAAGCGTCTGTTCAGCCTTGTAGGCCTCTATAAGATTGATGGCCAAAAAATGAATCAAAGCTTCAATTTAATACACGTCATTATTGGGATGTTGCCGGCAGTTATTATCGGATTTGCTCTCAAAGACCTTATTGATGAAAAATTATCAAATGTCGAAACGGTAATTTTTGCATTAATTGCAGGTTCAATTCTAATGATTGTAGCTGATAAATTTGGTCCTAAAAAACCGTGGGTGAACACATTGGATCAAATTACATACAAGCAGGCATTCACAGTCGGCCTTGTCCAATGTCTGTCCCTTTGGCCTGGATTTTCACGTTCAGGAGCAACAATTTCGGGCGGCGTCCTGTTCGGTATGAATCACAGGACCGCGGCAGATTTCACATTCATTATGGCAGTACCTATCATGATGGGCGCAAGTCTTGTGTCGGTTATGAAAAACTGGGAAGAGCTTTCAATGGATGATCTATCTTTTTACATTGTTGGATTCATCAGTGCATTCGTCTTCGCTCTGATTTCGATTCGCTTCTTCTTGAAACTCGTTTCACGTATTAAGCTAATACCGTTCGCAATTTATCGACTTGTATTAGCAGCTGTATTAGCGTTTATTGTATTTTTATAG
- a CDS encoding DedA family protein: MENWITEFMDQFGYFGVFLLIMIENVFPPIPSEVILTFGGFMTTYSDMTRVGVIIAATAGSVIGAMILYSIGLFLDVARLEKIVDRWGGVLRLTRKDIRKADAWFDKYGPWTVLLCRLVPLIRSLISIPAGMSNMNFPLFILLTTIGSLIWNTALVTIGAAVGDNWTSIVHYMDIYSNIAYVLIGIGGIAICIWYIRFRRKRV, encoded by the coding sequence GTGGAAAATTGGATTACTGAATTTATGGACCAGTTTGGTTATTTTGGTGTGTTTTTATTAATCATGATTGAGAATGTGTTTCCGCCAATACCATCTGAAGTTATTTTGACATTTGGTGGATTCATGACGACGTATTCGGATATGACTCGAGTGGGTGTCATTATTGCGGCGACGGCCGGATCGGTTATTGGGGCAATGATTTTGTATAGTATAGGGTTATTTCTCGATGTGGCACGCCTTGAAAAAATTGTCGATCGGTGGGGTGGCGTTTTACGTCTTACACGAAAAGACATCCGTAAGGCAGATGCTTGGTTCGACAAATATGGTCCTTGGACAGTGCTACTTTGCCGCCTAGTTCCACTAATTCGGAGCCTAATCTCAATTCCAGCAGGCATGTCGAATATGAATTTTCCTCTATTCATTTTGCTTACAACAATAGGCAGTTTGATATGGAATACGGCACTCGTCACCATTGGGGCAGCAGTAGGTGACAATTGGACATCGATTGTCCACTATATGGATATCTATTCAAACATTGCGTACGTACTAATAGGAATTGGCGGTATAGCGATTTGCATTTGGTATATTCGCTTCCGTAGAAAGAGAGTGTAA
- a CDS encoding long-chain fatty acid--CoA ligase: MMQTPLLLSSFIKRAEQYFPNKLIISRTGENSIHRIPYREFAKRTRRLADALTKLGMEHGTKVGTFAWNHHRHLEAYFGVPGTGAILHMVNIRLSPEHIAYVINHAGDEILLVDDNLFPHLEKLAPYLKTVKHYIIMGDSTEIPETSLENVYSYEALLAEASEDFVFPEDLDENTPAGMCYTSATTGNPKGVIYTHRGLVLHSYALGLADAMGLSERDVILPVVPMFHVNAWGMPFAAVFFGTTQVLPGPGFNPKLLLDLIEQEKVTVTAGVPTIWLAVLKEQEQNPRDLSSLRAVVSGGSASPKGLIRAFEEKLGVPFIVGYGMTETSPLVSLSVYSSEMADLTVDEKIDVRALQGLPMPGLEVRIVNEAGDAPWDGKTMGELAIRGPWIASEYYNDERTAEAFRDGWLFTGDIAVMTEFGYLKLMDRTKDLIKSGGEWISSVDLENALMTHEDVFEAAVVAIPHEQWIERPLACVVLKEGKVADEEMKQRLLTYLAGQFAKLWVPDDVIFLDEIPKTSVGKFLKASLRESLKDYTIKV, from the coding sequence ATGATGCAAACACCACTTTTATTATCTTCCTTCATTAAAAGAGCAGAGCAATATTTCCCTAACAAATTAATTATTTCACGAACAGGAGAGAATTCGATTCATCGAATTCCATATCGTGAGTTCGCAAAAAGAACCCGCAGACTCGCAGATGCCCTGACGAAACTGGGAATGGAACACGGAACGAAAGTTGGTACGTTTGCGTGGAATCATCATCGTCATTTAGAAGCGTATTTCGGTGTGCCGGGAACAGGTGCCATCCTTCATATGGTTAATATACGATTATCGCCGGAACATATTGCATACGTTATCAACCATGCCGGAGATGAAATCTTGCTTGTCGATGATAATCTGTTTCCGCATCTTGAAAAACTTGCACCTTATCTGAAAACGGTGAAACATTATATCATCATGGGAGACAGCACTGAAATACCTGAAACATCTCTTGAAAATGTCTATTCGTATGAAGCGCTTCTCGCAGAAGCTTCTGAGGACTTTGTATTCCCAGAAGATCTCGATGAAAATACGCCAGCAGGCATGTGTTACACATCCGCTACTACGGGCAATCCGAAAGGAGTCATCTATACCCATCGCGGACTTGTGCTGCATAGTTATGCGCTAGGACTAGCCGATGCGATGGGACTATCTGAGAGGGATGTCATCCTGCCAGTTGTACCAATGTTCCACGTCAATGCATGGGGAATGCCGTTTGCCGCAGTCTTTTTCGGTACAACACAAGTCCTTCCGGGTCCGGGCTTTAATCCGAAACTACTGTTGGACTTGATTGAGCAGGAGAAGGTGACTGTAACTGCGGGAGTTCCGACAATTTGGCTTGCCGTGCTGAAGGAGCAGGAACAGAATCCTAGGGATTTGTCGTCGCTTCGAGCGGTTGTAAGTGGTGGTTCAGCTTCGCCAAAAGGATTGATCCGTGCATTCGAAGAAAAACTTGGTGTACCGTTTATCGTTGGTTATGGCATGACCGAAACATCACCGTTGGTTAGTCTATCGGTCTATTCATCAGAGATGGCCGACTTAACAGTGGATGAAAAAATCGATGTCCGCGCACTTCAAGGTTTGCCGATGCCAGGTCTTGAAGTCCGTATTGTCAATGAAGCCGGTGATGCACCTTGGGATGGCAAAACAATGGGCGAATTGGCCATTCGGGGGCCTTGGATTGCAAGCGAATATTACAATGATGAGCGGACAGCAGAAGCGTTCCGAGATGGCTGGCTATTCACAGGAGATATCGCAGTCATGACAGAGTTCGGCTATCTTAAATTGATGGATCGGACAAAAGATTTGATCAAGAGCGGAGGCGAATGGATTTCGTCTGTTGACTTGGAAAATGCCCTGATGACACATGAAGATGTATTCGAAGCGGCAGTGGTAGCGATACCGCATGAGCAATGGATTGAGCGTCCACTGGCGTGTGTTGTCTTGAAAGAAGGGAAGGTTGCTGACGAAGAGATGAAACAGCGGTTGCTAACCTATTTGGCAGGCCAATTCGCTAAATTATGGGTACCGGACGATGTTATCTTCTTGGATGAAATCCCGAAAACATCCGTTGGTAAGTTTTTGAAAGCTTCGCTGCGTGAAAGTTTGAAAGACTATACAATAAAAGTATAA